A window from Mixophyes fleayi isolate aMixFle1 chromosome 12, aMixFle1.hap1, whole genome shotgun sequence encodes these proteins:
- the LOC142108404 gene encoding uncharacterized protein LOC142108404 has translation MSLANEASCPRMLARHCVKSAFWLKLSNLDTICLSLWLGLCNVLADGCKHRNISEGTFILSTACEIEDNITQDSSGENPITLSIHPILHRADKSSDPSNHEEYSPDNTDIVTHSTAQTDTIFLCSEGEKCFMVKSSLQQHPRPHSSMKPFPCSECGKCFTDISKLIRHRRIHTGVRPFPCPECGKCFTRKSSLLDHQTTHTGEKPFPCSECEKSFTYKSKLILHQRTHTGVKPFPCPECGKCFTRKSNLLEHQATHTGVKPFRCSECGKCFTRKSSLVGHRRIHTGEKPFPCSECGKCFTYKSKLILHQRTHTGVKPFPCPEWGKCFTRKSNLLEHQATDTGVKPFQCSECWKCFTKKSSLVGHRRIHTDVKPFPCSECGKCFTKKSKLLEHQRTHTGVKPFPCSECEKCFTQKSNLLEHQRTHTGVRPFSCSECGKCFTRKSKLLEHQTTHTAVEPFPCSECGKSFTYKSRLLDHQRIHTGVKAFPCSECGKYFTQKSKLILHQRTHTGVKAFPCSECGKCFTQKSSLVAHQRIHTGVRPFPCSECGKCFIRKSSLLEHQTTHTGVKPFPCSECGKYFTQKSNLLEHQKTHTGVKPFPCSECGKCFTNKSNLILHQRTHTGVKPFPCSECGKCFTKKSRLILHQRTHTGVKPFLCSECGKCFTQKSVLVAHQRTHTGEKPFPCSECGKCFTKKSYLDGHQRIHTGVQPFPCSDCEKCFTQNSRLVKHQKIHTREKHGAGTDVNVFSVERCGISGAI, from the exons ATGTCACTGGCTAATGAGGCTTCCTGTCCTAGGATGCTGGCTAGGCATTGTGTAAAGTCTGCATTTTGGCTGAAGTTGTCCAATCTGGATACAATCTGCCTGTCACTGTGGCTGGGTCTGTGCAATGTGCTcg cagatggatgcaaacacaggaatatctcagagggaacatttattttatctacagcTTGTGAGATAGAAGATAACATCACACAAGATTCTTCAGGAGAGAACCCAATTACCCTAAGTATACATCCAATACTTCACAGAGCAGATAaatcatctgatccctctaatcatGAGGAATATTCTCCTGATAACACAGATATTGTTACACATAGTACAGCTCAAACAGATACTATATTTCTATGTTCTGAGGGTGAGAAATGCTTTATGGTTAAATCATCTCTTCAACAACATCCGAGACCTCACTCAAGtatgaaaccatttccatgttctgagtgtgggaaatgttttacagacatatcaaaacttattagacatcggagaattcacacaggtgtgaGACCATTTCCATgtcctgagtgtgggaaatgttttacacggaaaTCAAGTCTTCTTGACCATCAgacaactcacacaggtgagaaaccatttccatgttctgagtgtgagaaatcttttacatataaatcaaaacttattctgcatcagagaactcacacaggtgtgaaaccatttccatgtcctgagtgtgggaaatgttttacacggaaatcaaatcttcttgaACATCAGGCaactcacacaggtgtgaaaccatttcgatgttctgagtgtgggaaatgttttacaaggaAATCAAGTCTTGTTGGACAtcggagaattcacacaggtgagaaaccatttccatgttctgagtgtgggaaatgttttacatataaatcaaaacttattctgcatcagagaactcacacaggtgtgaaaccatttccatgtcctGAGtgggggaaatgttttacacggaaatcaaatcttcttgaACATCAGGCAACTGACACTGGTGTGAAACCATTTCAATGTTCTGAGTGTTGGAAATGTTTTACGAAGAAATCAAGTCTTGTTGGACATCGGAGAATTCACACAGAtgtgaaaccatttccatgttctgagtgtgggaaatgttttacaaagaagTCAAAGCttcttgaacatcagagaactcacacaggtgtgaaaccatttccatgttctgagtgtgagaaatgttttacacagaaatcaaatcttcttgaacaccagagaactcacacaggtgtgagaccattttcatgttctgagtgtgggaaatgttttacacggaaaTCAAAGCTTCTTGAACATCAGACAACTCACACAGCTGTggaaccatttccatgttctgagtgtggtaaATCTTTTACATATAAATCACGTCTTCTTgatcatcagagaattcacacaggtgtgaaagcatttccatgttctgagtgtgggaaatattttacacagaaatcaaaacttattctgcatcagagaactcacacaggtgtgaaagcatttccatgttctgagtgtgggaaatgttttacacagaaatcaagtcttgttgcacatcaaagaatccacacaggtgtgagaccatttccatgttctgagtgtgggaaatgttttatacggAAATCAAGTCTTCTTGAACATCAGACaactcacacaggtgtgaaaccatttccatgttctgagtgtgggaaatattttacacagaaatcaaatcttcttgaacatcagaaaactcacacaggtgtgaaaccatttccatgttctgagtgtgggaaatgttttacaaataaatcaaatcttattctacatcagagaactcacacaggtgtgaaaccatttccatgttcggagtgtgggaaatgctttacAAAGAAATCAAGACTTAttttacatcagagaactcacacaggtgtgaaaccatttttatgttctgagtgtgggaaatgttttacacagaaatcagttcttgttgcacatcagagaactcacacaggtgagaaaccgtttccatgttctgagtgtggaaaatgttttacaaagaaatcatATCTTGATGGACATCAAAGAATCCACACAGGTGTGCAACCATTTCCATGCTCCGactgtgagaaatgttttacacagaattcacgtcttgttaaacatcagaaaattcacacaagaGAAAaacatggggcagggactgatgtgaatgtgttctctgtagagcgctgtggaattagtggcgctatataa